The following coding sequences are from one Treponema parvum window:
- the wbaP gene encoding undecaprenyl-phosphate galactose phosphotransferase WbaP — translation MTTDEYKAIFHQKYRWTSSFSSGIALMIVDCITIMLCICTTFFIINAVNHSLINFRSFVTYSIYLPFILIVFYFANLYPGIMLNPADEVRHLAICSTFSFIGIALSISVESDERTAIIIALILAAPVAAFLLPAMRELSRHMFAKRAWWGVPAVIYASGDSGDFVVSRLLKCPNFGYKPAVIINSEARQGQSFKGVPIFSNSDEVKQMIRELGIKVAILCDYTDETPDIRTNYRYTIYLPKVQPIIGNMHARELGGILGFSITHNLTKPECLLAKRAIDIFLLIVSSPLVIPLTLIIGLAVKFTSKGPVFYGHKRVGKDGKEIKCWKFRSMVMNADKMLDKILAESPEMRLEWEKDRKFTNDPRVTKLGKFLRRSSLDEIPQLWNILFGEMSFVGPRPVTESELGKYGKFSDFILSVKPGLSGMWQISGRSDTGYEERITLDTYYIQNWSVWLDIWIIIKTIWVVLRGKGAY, via the coding sequence ATGACAACGGACGAATACAAGGCAATATTTCATCAAAAATACAGATGGACAAGTTCATTTTCCTCAGGAATAGCGCTCATGATCGTTGACTGCATCACGATCATGCTTTGCATATGCACTACTTTTTTTATAATAAACGCCGTAAATCATTCCCTGATAAATTTCCGCTCGTTCGTCACATATTCTATTTATCTTCCGTTCATACTTATTGTCTTTTATTTTGCAAACCTGTATCCGGGTATAATGCTCAATCCTGCCGACGAAGTGCGTCATCTTGCCATATGCTCTACTTTCAGCTTTATAGGCATCGCCTTGTCGATTTCGGTAGAATCCGACGAGAGAACCGCAATCATCATCGCGTTGATCTTAGCAGCTCCTGTGGCGGCTTTTTTGCTTCCCGCCATGCGCGAATTGTCGCGTCACATGTTTGCAAAGAGGGCTTGGTGGGGAGTTCCCGCCGTGATTTACGCTTCCGGAGACAGCGGCGATTTTGTGGTATCCAGGCTTTTAAAATGTCCGAATTTCGGCTATAAACCGGCTGTAATAATAAACAGTGAAGCAAGACAAGGACAGAGTTTTAAAGGCGTCCCTATCTTTTCAAATTCCGATGAAGTAAAGCAGATGATCCGAGAACTCGGAATAAAAGTAGCCATACTGTGCGATTATACCGATGAAACGCCCGACATAAGGACAAACTACCGTTACACCATATATCTACCTAAAGTCCAACCCATCATCGGAAATATGCACGCACGGGAACTCGGCGGCATTTTGGGTTTTTCGATCACACATAATCTGACAAAGCCCGAATGTCTGCTCGCTAAACGCGCCATAGACATTTTTTTGCTGATAGTGTCGTCGCCGCTGGTGATCCCGCTTACGCTGATAATAGGCCTGGCGGTGAAATTTACGTCCAAAGGACCTGTTTTTTACGGGCACAAGAGAGTCGGAAAAGACGGAAAGGAAATCAAATGCTGGAAATTCCGTTCGATGGTTATGAACGCCGACAAGATGCTTGACAAGATCCTTGCCGAAAGTCCTGAAATGCGCCTTGAATGGGAAAAAGACAGAAAATTCACAAACGATCCGCGTGTAACAAAACTGGGTAAATTTTTAAGACGGTCAAGCCTTGATGAAATTCCTCAACTGTGGAATATATTATTCGGAGAAATGAGCTTTGTCGGCCCGCGTCCCGTAACGGAATCCGAACTCGGTAAATACGGAAAATTTTCAGATTTTATTCTCTCGGTAAAACCGGGACTTTCCGGTATGTGGCAAATTTCGGGAAGGTCCGACACGGGCTATGAAGAGCGCATAACACTCGACACCTACTATATACAAAACTGGTCAGTATGGCTTGACATCTGGATAATTATAAAAACAATTTGGGTAGTGCTCAGAGGTAAAGGTGCTTATTGA
- a CDS encoding tetratricopeptide repeat protein — protein sequence MKNAKIIWFVFFSLPVCFVYSQNLKKPEKKDYLFLMEAQSKYDALDYGGALKDTVEAKKIRKELSDWRIFTLKKALSPAAVRKAGDLISDVLPVLESRNEKNAVDIINSLIEIKSLNFFNNSVNRLIEYVSESKAYPEADYLCGRIYQIEGEYRIAMQFYDSAVKNASFLDIYSVKYDILYNMADIAFQQGNADEYETYLLAILADDNEHYKNKTFKTAVLRTIGLKTEKEPLKKFFELYRAESRYFYRAYYLLSEFYDKNGDSENALFISALGSLSVFTRLYEIIKQRDPQYTYAGPADLFSRMPLWDDVDVWAKDNNIWDMFFNFIQLAKKRGSDLFAVQFLNVIKESAPEKYWRDRAATLLAE from the coding sequence GTGAAAAATGCAAAAATAATATGGTTCGTCTTTTTTTCTTTACCGGTCTGTTTCGTTTATTCTCAAAATTTAAAAAAGCCTGAAAAAAAAGATTATCTTTTTCTCATGGAAGCCCAAAGCAAGTACGACGCGCTTGATTACGGAGGAGCTTTAAAGGACACCGTTGAAGCGAAAAAAATTAGAAAAGAGCTTTCCGACTGGCGGATTTTTACGTTAAAAAAAGCTCTGTCGCCTGCCGCCGTAAGAAAAGCGGGAGACCTCATAAGCGACGTGCTCCCGGTGTTGGAATCAAGAAATGAAAAGAACGCCGTAGATATCATAAATTCTCTTATCGAAATAAAGTCCTTGAATTTTTTTAATAATTCCGTAAACCGTCTTATAGAATACGTTTCCGAATCTAAGGCTTATCCTGAAGCGGACTATCTTTGCGGCAGAATATATCAAATTGAAGGCGAATATAGGATAGCTATGCAGTTTTACGATTCCGCCGTAAAAAATGCGTCTTTTCTTGATATTTATTCGGTAAAATACGATATCCTATACAATATGGCCGATATTGCCTTTCAACAGGGGAACGCCGACGAATACGAAACTTATCTTTTAGCGATTCTTGCGGACGATAACGAGCACTACAAAAATAAGACGTTTAAGACGGCCGTCCTCAGGACGATAGGACTGAAGACGGAAAAAGAACCGCTTAAAAAATTTTTTGAACTCTACCGTGCCGAAAGCCGCTATTTTTACCGAGCGTATTATCTGCTTTCGGAATTTTATGATAAAAATGGGGATTCGGAAAACGCGCTTTTTATTTCCGCGTTGGGAAGTTTAAGCGTTTTTACGCGCTTATATGAAATAATAAAACAGCGCGATCCTCAATACACTTACGCAGGCCCGGCGGACCTTTTTTCAAGAATGCCGCTCTGGGACGACGTCGACGTTTGGGCAAAAGACAATAATATTTGGGACATGTTTTTTAATTTTATTCAGCTGGCAAAAAAAAGAGGCAGCGACCTGTTTGCGGTTCAGTTTTTAAATGTCATAAAAGAATCCGCGCCTGAAAAGTATTGGCGGGACAGGGCGGCGACGCTCCTAGCTGAATGA